Proteins encoded together in one Mycobacterium sp. MS1601 window:
- a CDS encoding cyclic nucleotide-degrading phosphodiesterase: protein MTVRITVLGCSGSVVGPDSPASGYLLNAPGTPPAVIDFGGGVLGALQRYADPGEVSVLLSHLHADHCLDLPGLFVWRRYHPNPPVGRALMYGPSDTWFRLGAASSPEGTEIDDFSDIFDVHQWVDGQTVEYGELTVQPRLVSHPTESYGMRFTDPSGATLVYSGDTGICDAVVDLARDADVFLCEASWTHAPDRPHAVHLSGTEAGQIAAKANVAELLLTHIPPWTSREDVISEAKAEFDGPVRAVVCGETFDVRAA, encoded by the coding sequence ATGACCGTGCGAATCACTGTCCTCGGCTGCTCTGGCAGTGTGGTGGGTCCTGATTCGCCCGCCTCCGGATATCTGTTGAATGCGCCGGGCACCCCTCCTGCGGTGATCGACTTCGGCGGCGGAGTGCTGGGTGCGCTGCAGCGGTATGCCGATCCCGGCGAGGTGAGTGTGCTGCTGTCACACCTGCACGCCGACCACTGCCTGGATCTGCCCGGCCTCTTCGTGTGGCGGCGCTACCATCCGAACCCGCCCGTCGGCCGCGCCCTGATGTACGGGCCGTCGGACACCTGGTTCCGGCTCGGTGCGGCATCGTCGCCCGAAGGTACCGAGATCGACGACTTCAGCGACATCTTCGACGTGCATCAGTGGGTCGACGGACAGACGGTGGAGTACGGCGAGCTGACCGTGCAGCCGCGACTGGTCTCCCACCCCACCGAGTCCTACGGCATGCGCTTCACCGACCCGTCGGGGGCGACGCTGGTGTACAGCGGTGACACCGGGATCTGTGACGCCGTGGTGGACCTGGCCCGCGACGCCGACGTGTTCCTCTGCGAAGCGTCATGGACGCACGCACCCGATCGGCCCCATGCAGTGCACCTGTCCGGGACCGAAGCAGGCCAGATCGCGGCCAAGGCCAACGTCGCCGAACTCCTCCTGACCCACATTCCGCCGTGGACGTCACGCGAGGACGTCATCAGCGAGGCCAAGGCAGAGTTCGACGGACCGGTCCGCGCCGTGGTGTGCGGCGAGACGTTCGACGTGCGAGCCGCCTGA
- the murI gene encoding glutamate racemase has translation MTDAPVGVFDSGVGGLTVARSIIDQLPHENMIYVGDTGNGPYGPLTIAEIRAHALAIMDDLVARGVKALVIACNTASSACLRDARERYDVPVIEVILPAVRRAVATTRTGRIGVIGTQATITSHAYQDAFAAARDTRITAVACPRFVDFVERGVTSGRQVLGLAEGYLEPLQRADVDTLVLGCTHYPLLSGLIQLAMGDQVTLVSSAEETAKDLLRVLTEADLLRPPSDAVDRRFEATGDPDAFLALAARFLGPTVTGVVPVQRHVAASG, from the coding sequence GTGACCGATGCACCCGTCGGAGTGTTCGATTCCGGCGTCGGGGGACTGACCGTGGCGCGGTCGATCATCGACCAGTTGCCGCACGAGAACATGATCTACGTGGGTGACACCGGCAACGGACCATACGGCCCACTGACCATCGCCGAGATCCGCGCGCACGCGCTGGCCATCATGGACGACCTGGTGGCCCGAGGGGTCAAGGCATTGGTGATCGCCTGCAACACCGCGTCGTCAGCTTGCCTGCGCGACGCCCGCGAACGCTACGACGTGCCGGTGATCGAGGTGATCCTGCCCGCCGTGCGCAGGGCGGTCGCCACCACCCGCACCGGCCGCATCGGCGTCATCGGAACGCAGGCCACCATCACCTCGCACGCCTACCAGGACGCTTTCGCCGCGGCCCGCGACACCCGGATCACCGCGGTGGCGTGCCCACGGTTCGTCGACTTCGTCGAACGTGGCGTCACCAGTGGACGGCAGGTGCTCGGACTCGCCGAGGGCTATCTGGAACCGCTGCAGCGCGCCGATGTCGACACCCTGGTGCTGGGCTGCACCCACTATCCGCTGCTGTCTGGCCTCATCCAGCTGGCTATGGGCGATCAGGTGACGCTGGTGTCCAGCGCGGAGGAGACGGCCAAGGACCTGTTGCGGGTGTTGACCGAGGCAGACCTGCTGCGGCCGCCGAGTGACGCTGTGGACCGGCGGTTCGAGGCGACGGGTGATCCGGACGCGTTCCTGGCGCTCGCGGCGCGTTTCCTGGGGCCGACGGTGACCGGCGTTGTCCCGGTACAGCGGCACGTCGCCGCATCCGGCTGA